A genomic segment from Cutaneotrichosporon cavernicola HIS019 DNA, chromosome: 7b encodes:
- a CDS encoding uncharacterized protein (WD domain, G-beta repeat) — MSNANAGPPRQPPKQKLITLSRDVFEAFKPARVFKNTPQGSEEGTEQSSLQISSIAFDDAGERAVTAGDDDVFILFDARRGKKLKTLYSKKYGISHARFTHKSTNIIHASTKNDHALRYHSMHDNKYLAYFQGHTATVRSLQMNPNDDTFISAGDDGTVRLWDLRMQACKGVVNDVGGSTIAAFDSSGCVFAVACTQNQTVLLFDASTSDDAPFAHKPLIDHELAKISSPPPTPHFTSISFSNNGHYLLIGTDRDTHYILDAFELHIVRRLEGHVGLGRMSGEELSWSADSNYVLSGSADGSVIVWDLTPPKGETKLEAVRGRPPATLTPTITLRPPGEGDISPARAVAFSPRYSLLGVGGQEFSMWLSEGATQVEEGW; from the exons ATGAGTAACGCAAACGCCGGGCCACCGCGGCAACCACCAAAGCAGAAGCTCATCACTCTCTCCCGCGACGTCTTCGAAGCTTTCAAACCGGCGCGCGTGTTCAAGAACACGCCGCAAGGTTCCGAAGAAGGCACAGAGCAGTCGTCGCTGCAGATCAGTAGCATCGCGTTTGACGATGCGGGAGAGCGGGCTGTGACGGCAggcgatgacgacgtcTTCATCTTGTTCGACGCGCGCAGGGGCAA gaaACTGAAAACACTCTACTCAAAGAAGTACGGCATCAGCCATGCGCGCTTCACCCACAAGAGCACCAACATTATCCACGCGAGCACAAAGAACGATCACGCTCTCCGCTATCACTCAATGCACGACAACAAGTACCTCGCGTACTTCCAGGGCCATACTGCGAC tgtGCGCTCGCTACAAATGAACCCCAATGATGATACGTTCATCTCCGCGGGAGACGACGGAACGGTGCGACTGTGGGACCTGCGAATGCAGGCATGCAAG GGTGTTGTTAACGACGTAGGCGGCTCAACGATCGCGGCCTTCGACTCAAGCGGGTGTGTCTTCGCAGTTGCGTGCACCCAGAACCAGACAGTGTTGCTCTTTGATGCGTCGACATCGGACGAC gcgcCATTTGCACACAAACCACTGATCGAccacgagctcgccaagatctcctccccgcctccAACGCCGCACTTtacctccatctcctttAGCAACAACGGACACTACTTATTGATCGGAACGGACCGCGACACGCACTACATCCTTGACGCGTTCGAGCTGCACATCGTGCGGCGGCTGGAGGGACATGTCGGGCTTGGCCGCATGagtggcgaggagctgAGCTGGAGCGCCGACTCAAACTATGTGCTGTCGGGTTCGGCGGACGGGAGCGTCATCGTGTGGGACCTCACGCCACCCAAAGGCGAGACCAAGCTAGAAGCCGTGCGTGGCCGTCCACCGGCGACATTGACGCCTACCATCACCCTTCGGCCGCCCGGGGAAGGTGACATCTCTCCTGCGCGGGCGGTCGCTTTTTCTCCCCGCTACAGTCTGCTCGGAGTTGGCGGCCAAGAGTTCTCAATGTGGCTGTCAGAGGGCGCGACGCAAGTCGAGGAGGGATGGTAG
- the STU1 gene encoding uncharacterized protein (CLASP N terminal), with amino-acid sequence MAASTITEEEVEAFLIDLRTGDVDKKVNLVTHWGLKLEGVTELPERTVDAITLLVGPFVRSSAHLLVSATLNTFLPLFLPLIPVTPALHLKLALSHMLPGLIEKLNDPKERLSGPARECLGLLGGKAYGSEFLTASQAGPSRVKDRDGVVSQWELAVKDALSGRAARAKIEILKLLLQMRNDPSMKLPLKPWLASLVNLLEDSDGAVRDQARETVVALLSPSTTPPAARTEFKKLMFARNVRKSIADGILARVLGGPSVPPTPSAVRQAPAGSSESTRAPTPANEDVEIVYIAGARDLELEFKAMIPHFAGKETEHNWGPRERALVRIRGMLRGQVFAKHPDAFVAGLKGDIIDGVSRTLTTLRTTLAQQSCALVQELAETLGPSFDPSAEVLLPTLWKMAGLTKRMIAERSQAGVAAIIKYSTVQPRILLSHINAAISDKSAQTRQYGVAHLRTFIESPSAKNILHDGLLDQAEQMVKRCLSDINPAVREQGRITYWSLERIFPQPAAKIMSSLDGSARKQLERANQQRHGNGDGATPAVRPSPKPRASSAMSAMIAAKRVQAAAERASATATPTAATLSTNLSEQLATPHGGRDSPVASPSPKPHREASGLPATPISPEEPRTGPSQRAHEADTPGHTPAAATAPRTPGSPATSTRLPRPVSSRASHAPSPPSPISPVSSAHTVSKQAPSLKRIARLSREIKPPSVDGRQSDTHSLLEFDDDDALIATAPMTPARGLPGNNMPTMTPARGLLNGLGRREWEDSPMSITPKLIHKLEHSGYERSWWTARRKLLEEAAAVNSVKSDDIEADVASLDQPTAKSLKRIAHFSAQNSVAEDGEEQDGRRSEIWAENRLFDRVLDGLLAALDPKQPAAILEQALVTLWELVQNQWSLFEAQSREDTLLDRLFDLRISTDHTVLESTNAMISLLVEVCNPPFLLSQLEAALKRFMTAHQGEVDSSEWARVRTAGYTYAMNAMGMCILKLPKEAVEGEAKRRSHLVVESLSPELAVSSRQAGNRVILAVQCMLQDDSRTLDIFPDLTSTQRDFATYQMSQSDLLTKATEEEEAVSRRQSLHNQLVDGLAKGSRTR; translated from the exons ATGGCAGCCTCTACGATAAcagaggaggaagtcgaAGCCTTCCTCATTGATCTTCGTACAGGAG ATGTCGACAAGAAGGTCAACCTCGTCACTCACTGGGGACTCAAGCTCGAGGGAGTCACCGAACTCCCCGAGCGAACAGTGGACGCCATCACCTTGCTCGTTGGGCCGTTTGTACGCTCTTCCGCCCACCTACTCGTCTCCGCCACCTTGaacaccttcctccccctcttcctGCCCCTCATCCCAGTCACACCCGCGTTGCATCTCAAACTCGCCTTGTCGCACATGCTCCCTGGGCTTATCGAGAAACTCAATGACCCTAAAGAGCGACTGTCGGGCCCAGCTCGGGAATGCCTCGGACTGCTGGGCGGCAAGGCGTACGGAAGTGAATTCCTCACCGCTTCCCAGGCGGGGCCAAGCCGGGTCAAGGACAGGGATGGCGTGGTGTCCCAGTGGGAATTGGcggtcaaggacgcgcTGAGCGGCCGAGCTGCCCGCGCGAAGATTGAGATCCTCAAGCTTCTGCTGCAGATGCGCAACGACCCCTCCATGAAGCTGCCACTCAAGCCATGGCTCGCTAGCCTCGTCAATCTTCTTGAGGACAGCGACGGAGCCGTCCGAGAccaggcgcgcgag ACTGTTGTCGCGCTTCTGTCACCTTCTACTACGCCCCCCGCGGCCCGCACCGAGTTCAAGAAGCTCATGTTCGCTCGAAACGTCCGCAAATCGATTGCGGACGGAAtcctcgcccgcgtccTTGGGGGGCCTAGCGTGCCACCCACACCTTCCGCTGTGAGGCAAGCACCGGCTGGGAGCTCAGAGTCAACGCGCGCCCCAACGCCAGCGAACGAGGATGTCGAAATTGTTTAC ATCGCGGGCGCGCGTgatctcgagctcgagttcaAGGCGATGATCCCCCACTTTGcg GGCAAGGAGACGGAACATAACTGGGGTCCGCGGGAGCGAGCCCTCGTTCGCATCCGAGGAATGCTGCGCGGCCAAGTGTTCGCGAAGCACCCCGATGCGTTCGTTGCGGGCCTCAAGGGCGACATCATCGATGGGGTGTCGAGGACT CTCACGACTTTGCGAACAACCCTAGCCCAGCAATCTTGTGCTCTCGTTCAAGAGCTGGCGGAAACTCTGGGACCGTCGTTTGACCCGTCAGCGGAAGTCTTGCTGCCTACTCTCTGGAAGATGGC AGGCTTGACGAAACGGATGATTGCCGAACGGTCTCAAGCGGGAGTGGCGGCCATTATCAAATATTCAACTGTCCAACCACGCATCTTACTCTCCCACATCAACGCTGCAATCAGCGACAAGAGCGCCCAGACGCGCCAGTACGGCGTTGCCCATCTCAGAACGTTCATCGAGAGCCCGAGTGCGAAGAACATCCTGCACGACGGGCTGCTCGACCAAGCGGAGCAGATGGTGAAGCGGTGCTTGAGCGACATCAACCCTGCCGTCCGCGAGCAAGGCCGCATCACCTACTGGAGCTTGGAGCGTATCTTCCCACAACCGGCGGCCAAGATCATGTCGAGTTTGGATGGGTCAGCAAGGAAGCAACTTGAGCGGGCAAACCAACAACGACACGGTAACGGTGATGGTGCCACACCGGCCGTGAGGCCGTCACCCAAACCTCgtgcgagctcggcaatgAGCGCGATGATAGCAGCTAAGCGAGTCCAGGCAGCTGCTGAGAGGGCGAGTGCAACAGCGACTCCGACTGCAGCGACGCTGTCCACGAACCTCTCTGAACAGCTGGCGACTCCACACGGGGGAAGGGACTCTCCTGTGGCCTCCCCTTCGCCGAAGCCGCACAGGGAGGCCTCGGGTTTACCTGCGACTCCAATCTCACCCGAAGAACCCCGGACTGGGCCTTCCCAGCGAGCGCACGAGGCCGATACCCCAGGCCATACGCCGGCTGCTGCTACCGCTCCGCGTACGCCTGGCAGCCCTGCGACCTCAACTCGTCTGCCAAGGCCGGTTTCGTCCAGGGCATCACACGCTCCGTCGCCTCCCTCACCAATCTCACCCGTCTCATCTGCGCATACCGTCTCCAAACAAGCGCCCAGCCTGAAGCGCATCGCTCGATTGTCGAGAGAGATCAAGCCACCTTCCGTTGACGGTCGGCAGTCTGACACACACAGC ctcctcgagtttgacgatgacgatgcGCTCATCGCGACCGCGCCTATGACCCCCGCCCGTGGCTTACCAGGAAACAACATGCCAACCATGACGCCTGCACGCGGACTCTTAAATGGGCTGGGTCGGAGAGAGTGGGAGGACTCGCCCATGTCCATTACTCCGAAACTCATTCACAAGCTGGAACACAGCGGGTACGAGCGTAGCTGGTGGACGGCGAGACGTAAGC TGCTAGAAGAGGCGGCGGCTGTCAACTCTGTCAAGAGCGACGATATTGAAGCCGATGTTGCATCTTTGGATCAGCCGACGGCAAAGAGTTTGAAGCGTATTGCGCACTTCTCGGCTCAAAACTCCGTCGctgaggacggcgaggagcaggacgGCCGTAGGTCCGAGATCTGGGCAGAGAACCGGCTCTTTGACCGTGTCTTGGACGGCCTTCTAGCGGCTCTTGATCCCAAGCAG CCTGCCGCAATCCTCGAGCAGGCTCTTGTGACCCTGTGGGAGCTGGTGCAGAACCAGTGGTCGCTGTTTGAGGCACAGTCGCGCGAGGAtaccctcctcgaccgtctCTTTGACCTGCGCATCAGCACCGATCACACA GTCCTCGAATCCACCAATGCGATGATCTCGTTGCTTGTAGAGGTGTGCAACCCACCCTTCCTTCTCTCGCAGCTTGAGGCCGCTCTCAAGCGGTTCATGACTGCGCACCAAGGCGAGGTTGACTCTTCGGAGTGGGCTCGCGTGCGGACTGCTGGCTACACGTACGCTATGAACGCAATGGGTATGTGCATACTCAAGCTGCCAAAGGAAGCGGTCGAGGGTGAAGCCAAGCGGCGCAGTCACTTGGTTGTAGAG TCGCTTTCTCCTGAGCTTGCGGTGTCTTCGCGGCAGGCGGGCAACCGTGTCATCCTGGCGGTGCAGTGTATGCTTCAGGACGACTCGCGCACGCTGGACATATTCCCCGACCTCACCTCGACGCAGCGGGACTTCGCGACGTACCAGATGTCGCAATCTGACCTGTTGACCAAGGCcacagaggaggaggaggcggtgtCCCGCCGCCAGTCACTCCACAACCAGCTTGTGGACGGACTGGCCAAGGGTTCACGTACTCGATAG
- the PKH1 gene encoding uncharacterized protein (Protein tyrosine kinase), whose translation MAATAASPAGTPPTPPSGLPAFARVTSASLLQRNASTSSSISTTTSESSSSLVAVPIRPPPIQTRTAATPEAQLPSDAGADYSEPEPAGMYGGRGFARNGPRMARQATDPPRSIGTSGRQTPSIITCNTGRSPSVPRNLSPTTPRATRLPLPESMMTGAPHSPQALRVTVADDDGPGTPARPQHTSSSPGTPTTLRGIPKSRNQSMDSSHAALSERERRQSQLSTQSSGSAASRRPSRRDYIFGDELGRGSYSTVVLATAAANGALSASPRGHAQQFAIKIMNQAHLIQEKKAKYAHIERDALIRLSLPRSSMSPTARAGHRRGLSNSSSTGGGPNRKSGPHHLRADSGGGSSAVTMIASPSGGLRDRPLAIADSPTTGTIPLSPLLTSGRLGTRTNEPLEILEDSPRSKPPSPVKEESSDGQSDGGTASEPLQLHPRREGSTDQDSMRMRTPRKRRQSLAPSERSARSSKSVTGGQQVFGHPGIIRLYCTFADKTSVYYVLELASNGELAAVIRRYGSLDLTSTRYYAAQLIDTLEFIHEREIIHRDVKPENLLLDNEMRLKVTDFGSAKILGRKEEPTETSKRSFVGSADYVSPEVLRSEPATFASDIWAFGVVLFDFITGKSPFRSATEFLTFQKVLKRELEFPKGFDPAARSLVELCLDLEASGRPNPQEIKTHPFFAGVDWNNIWSAPAPKITTGMTLPQKTLAQVALDSDVWAAFDDDESDGEFGDHSQEPQYNRFAAAEAVQAVDFPDEELDPPRPAWLEEEVGPRPPRQPKPRGWSTSSSSSGGRLSGLLDTMGINPTFAHRAGSGRVSRTSDRGSYDDRSPSQSRTSSPEARYRGVAHTDNSRWMPLLVANERIVLSTGMSIKPTSAVPLPSFLLPSAKRRQLIMTDLPRLLAVKDDPETGEPRVKTEFQFISHPIPSHMKAVVYNHGGADRDESAIQYVLEVQEKGSKLFVIQTATQAFTCIADTGDIRAAWMHTLRRAV comes from the exons ATGGCCGCCACCGCTGCCTCCCCGGCTGGCACCCCTCCGACGCCGCCCTCTGGCCTGCCTGCCTTTGCGCGCGTGACCTCGGCATCGCTTCTTCAACGCAacgcctcgacgtcgtcgtcgatctcgaccACAACTTCCGAGTCATCCTCATCGCTTGTCGCAGTGCCTATTCGTCCTCCACCAATTCAAACACGCACGGCCGCCACTCCCGAGGCACAGCTTCCCAGCGATGCCGGGGCCGACTACAGCGAGCCAGAGCCTGCGGGAATGTATGGGGGAAGAGGCTTCGCGCGCAACGGCCCTCGAATGGCGCGACAAGCAACCGATCCCCCGCGTTCAATCGGGACAAGTGGGCGGCAAACACCGTCCATCATCACTTGCAACACGGGACGCTCCCCATCAGTCCCCCGGAATCTCAGTCCCACTACACCTCGCGCAACgcgccttcctcttccCGAATCTATGATGACAGGTGCGCCCCATTCGCCACAAGCGTTGCGCGTCACTGTCGCAGACGATGACGGCCCCGGAACACCTGCGCGCCCCCAACATACGAGCTCTAGCCCAGGTACACCGACTACACTGCGCGGTATCCCCAAGTCGCGTAACCAGAGTATGGACAGCAGCCACGCTGCCCTGTCGGAACGCGAGAGGCGCCAGAGCCAGCTGTCAACGCAGTCGAGCGGCTCGGCCGCTTCGAGGAGACCTTCAAGGAGAGACTACAtcttcggcgacgagctcgggcgTGGGAGCTACAGCACT GTTGTACTCGCGACGGCTGCAGCAAATGGGGCCCTCTCCGCGAGCCCCCGTGGCCATGCCCAGCAATTTGCGATCAAGATCATGAACCAGGCGCATCTCATccaggagaagaaggccaagtACGCCCACATCGAACGAGATGCCCTTATTCGGCTTTCTCTCCCCAGGTCATCAATGTCTCCGACCGCCCGCGCTGGTCACCGCCGCGGCCTGTCTAATTCATCGTCCACGGGTGGCGGACCCAATCGCAAGAGTGGACCCCATCATTTGCGCGCTGACAGTGGTGGTGGCTCATCTGCGGTCACGATGATAGCGTCGCCTTCGGGCGGGCTGCGTGATCGACCCCTTGCCATTGCCGACTCTCCAACGACGGGCACAATCCCTCTTTCGCCTCTCCTGACATCTGGCCGCCTCGGGACGCGCACAAACGAGCCGCTAGAGATCTTGGAGGACTCGCCTCGCAGCAAACCGCCTTCACCTGTCAAGGAAGAATCCAGTGACGGCCAATCGGATGGAGGAACTGCATCGGAGCCTCTCCAACTTCACCCAAGAAGGGAGGGCTCGACCGACCAGGACTCCATGCGCATGCGCACCCCGCGCAAACGCCGGCAGTCCCTTGCGCCATCTGAGCGTAGCGCGCGCAGTTCCAAGTCGGTGACTGGTGGCCAGCAAGTGTTTGGCCACCCGGGAATTATCAGGTTATACTGCACGTTTGCCGATAAGACCAGTGTCT ACtacgtcctcgagctcgctaGCAACGGCGAACTGGCCGCTGTGATTCGCAGGTACGGCTCACTGGACCtcacctcgacgcgctATTATGCGGCACAGCTCATCGATACTCTCGAGTTCATTCATGAACGCGAGATCATCCATCGTGACGTCAAGCCCGAGAACCTTCTCTTGGACAACGAGATGCGCCTCAAAGTGACGGATTTTGGCAGTGCGAAGATCCTTGGCAGGAAAGAGGAGCCCACCGAGACCAGCAAGCGCTCGTTTGTTGGATCTGCAGACTATGTCAGCCCAGAGGTGCTGCGTAGTGAGCCCGCGACCTTTGC CTCCGATATATGGGCGTTCGGAGTGGTTCTCTTCGACTTCATCACCGGCAAGTCGCCATTCCGGAGTGCAACCGAATTCCTCACCTTCCAGAAGGTGTtgaagcgcgagctcgagttcCCAAAAGGTTTCGACCCTGCTGCACGCTCACTAGTTGAGCTCTgcctcgatctcgaggcGAGTGGCCGGCCTAACCCCCAAGAGATCAAGACCCACCCGTTCTTCGCCGGCGTGGACTGGAACAACATCTGGTCTGCGCCTGCACCCAAGATCACGACCGGCATGACTTTACCGCAGAAGACGCTCGCGCAAGTCGCGCTGGACTCGGACGTTTGGGCGGCGtttgacgacgatgagTCGGACGGCGAGTTTGGCGACCACAGCCAGGAGCCTCAATATAATCGCTTCGCTGCAGCTGAAGCAGTCCAAGCGGTGGACTTCCCTGATGAAGAGTTAGATCCACCGCGCCCAGCCTGGCTCGAGGAAGAAGTAGGccctcgaccacctcgccaGCCCAAACCTCGCGGttggtcgacgagctccaGCTCAAGTGGTGGGCGCCTCAGCGGACTGCTTGACACCATGGGCATCAATCCCACCTTTGCACACCGGGCGGGATCGGGGCGCGTCAGTCGCACCAGTGATCGCGGATCGTACGACGATCGCAGTCCATCTCAATCGCGTACCAGTTCACCCGAGGCCAGATACCGCGGCGTGGCGCACACGGACAACAGCCGATG GAtgccgctcctcgtcgcaAACGAGAGAATCGTCCTGTCGACGGGCATGTCCATCAAGCCTACCAGCGCAGTTCCTCTGCCCTCGTTCCtgctgccgtcagccaAGCGGCGCCAGCTCATTATGACCGatcttcctcgtctcctGGCGGTCAAGGATGACCCAGAGACAGGCGAGCCGAGGGTCAAGACCGAGTTCCAATTTATTTCTCACCCTATACCGAGTCACATGAAGGCCGTCGTCTACAACCACGGCGGCGCAGACCGGGACGAATCGGCCATCCAATACGTCCTTGAAGTTCAGGAGAAGGGCAGCAAGCTGTTTGTCATCCAGACA GCGACTCAAGCTTTCACTTGCATCGCAGACACCGGCGACATACGGGCCGCGTGGATGCACACCCTGCGTCGAGCGGTATAA